The Halobacterium litoreum genome includes a region encoding these proteins:
- a CDS encoding DUF302 domain-containing protein, with protein MLPIDPSDIDPEDYGEKQATLEMSHEDAIEYVRETFADAGFGVPVEFSVSEMLNEKVDAGRDPYYVLGACNPEVADRALDATDDKLGALMPCNVVVWEEEPGVQRVYHVSIMRIARLLGMAPDDDEMADIVAQTGELVDDAFENL; from the coding sequence GTGCTCCCGATAGACCCCAGCGACATCGACCCCGAGGACTACGGCGAGAAACAGGCCACCCTGGAGATGAGTCACGAGGACGCAATCGAGTACGTCCGCGAGACGTTCGCGGACGCCGGCTTCGGCGTGCCCGTGGAGTTCTCCGTCTCCGAGATGCTGAACGAGAAGGTGGACGCGGGCCGCGACCCCTACTACGTGCTCGGCGCGTGCAACCCCGAGGTGGCGGACCGCGCCCTCGACGCCACGGACGACAAACTCGGCGCGCTGATGCCGTGTAACGTCGTCGTCTGGGAAGAAGAACCGGGCGTCCAGCGCGTCTACCACGTCTCGATTATGCGCATCGCTCGCCTCCTCGGGATGGCGCCGGACGACGACGAGATGGCCGACATCGTCGCCCAAACCGGCGAACTCGTCGACGACGCCTTCGAGAACCTCTAG
- a CDS encoding CPBP family intramembrane glutamic endopeptidase: MSSVLSKGSRSRAVLAAFGIALLGFVLALPAGLVVANAYVALTGNELGDVAVLGVSMISLQGVAFPLAAWLYIRYRGLSWEYVPFDVPDLSDAKYLFGGWILAFVAANVFAQILIAVLSTEPAANTGATTALQNPGIIPYLAVLQILLIGPGEELLFRGVIQKRLREQFSAWPAILLASATFAPAHILALSGGPVAAAITISVLFVPSVVFGYAYEKTQNIAVPALAHGLYNATLFTLMYIAVTYAPEEVSFLGL; this comes from the coding sequence ATGAGTTCGGTTCTCTCCAAGGGTTCCCGGTCGCGCGCCGTCCTCGCCGCGTTCGGTATCGCGTTGCTCGGGTTCGTCCTCGCGCTCCCCGCGGGGCTGGTCGTCGCGAACGCCTACGTCGCGCTCACCGGCAACGAACTCGGCGACGTCGCCGTCCTCGGCGTCTCCATGATCTCCCTCCAGGGCGTCGCGTTCCCGCTGGCGGCGTGGCTGTACATTCGCTACCGCGGACTCTCCTGGGAGTACGTCCCGTTCGACGTCCCCGACCTCTCGGACGCGAAGTACCTCTTCGGCGGGTGGATTCTCGCGTTCGTCGCCGCGAACGTCTTCGCCCAGATTCTCATCGCCGTGTTGTCCACCGAACCCGCGGCGAACACGGGCGCCACCACCGCGCTCCAGAACCCCGGCATCATCCCGTATCTCGCCGTCCTCCAGATTCTCCTCATCGGCCCCGGCGAGGAACTGCTGTTCCGGGGCGTCATCCAGAAGCGCCTCCGCGAGCAGTTCAGCGCGTGGCCCGCCATCCTGCTCGCGTCCGCGACGTTCGCACCCGCCCACATTCTCGCGCTCTCGGGCGGGCCGGTCGCCGCCGCAATCACCATCAGCGTGCTGTTCGTGCCGAGCGTCGTCTTCGGCTACGCCTACGAGAAGACACAGAACATCGCGGTGCCGGCGCTCGCACACGGCCTCTACAACGCGACGCTGTTCACGCTGATGTACATCGCGGTGACGTACGCCCCCGAGGAGGTCTCCTTCCTCGGCCTCTAG
- the nreA gene encoding DNA repair protein NreA, whose protein sequence is MRLDDYIEGLRPDEEAERRRLADEKSYEILDYVDEVQSGFESAVQGDTLVGATAPSVFVGRSSYPNVSAGILSPMAGDADPEEFATSGEWYDRGLDIDNVLQYRTGLLNSRRAANVNVHDVWDGFVGTQREVAMADRPVDVEIGLSNTPEFDRDQYTNPAANAPSGPNASAESADLTENPHVPRYVEKTLEDDDWAAEGAMTYLYRRGLDVYDINRVLSVGALGQSEHRRLVPTRWSITAVDDTVGQYLRGQIRDAPSVDRVTVHVEEYMGNRYWVILAPGRWEYELVEMKAPGSIWNPDPAGDLWMASASEGYEGRTGYVDETAGAYYASRLGVLEHLADRGRQAKALVLREVSDDYWAPVGVWQVRESVRNAFDGTPGEAETFHGAVSEVVDHLPVSLGALRRKSTMVAGVQSDLSEFT, encoded by the coding sequence GTGCGACTCGACGACTACATCGAGGGACTGCGCCCCGACGAGGAAGCCGAACGCCGGCGCCTCGCCGACGAGAAGTCCTACGAGATTCTGGACTACGTCGACGAGGTGCAGTCCGGATTCGAGTCCGCCGTGCAGGGCGACACGCTCGTCGGCGCGACCGCGCCCTCGGTGTTCGTCGGTCGGTCCTCGTACCCGAACGTCTCCGCGGGCATCCTCTCGCCGATGGCTGGCGACGCCGACCCCGAGGAGTTCGCGACCAGCGGCGAGTGGTACGACCGCGGCCTCGACATCGACAACGTCCTCCAGTACCGCACCGGCCTGCTGAACTCCCGCCGGGCGGCGAACGTGAACGTCCACGACGTCTGGGACGGCTTCGTCGGCACCCAGCGCGAGGTGGCGATGGCCGACCGGCCCGTGGACGTGGAAATCGGACTGTCGAACACCCCGGAGTTCGACCGCGACCAGTACACGAACCCCGCGGCAAACGCGCCCTCCGGCCCGAACGCCAGCGCGGAGTCCGCCGACCTCACGGAGAACCCCCACGTCCCGCGGTACGTCGAGAAGACCCTCGAAGACGACGACTGGGCGGCGGAGGGCGCGATGACGTACCTCTACCGGCGCGGCCTCGACGTCTACGACATCAACCGCGTGCTGTCGGTGGGCGCGCTCGGGCAGTCCGAACACCGCCGCCTCGTCCCGACGCGGTGGTCGATTACGGCCGTCGACGACACCGTCGGCCAGTACCTCCGCGGCCAGATTCGGGACGCGCCGAGCGTCGACCGAGTGACGGTTCACGTCGAGGAGTACATGGGCAACCGCTACTGGGTGATTCTCGCGCCCGGCCGGTGGGAGTACGAACTCGTGGAGATGAAGGCGCCCGGCAGCATCTGGAACCCCGACCCGGCGGGCGACCTCTGGATGGCGTCCGCGAGCGAGGGCTACGAGGGCCGGACGGGGTACGTCGACGAGACGGCGGGCGCGTACTACGCCTCCCGCCTCGGCGTCCTCGAACACCTCGCGGACCGAGGACGACAGGCGAAGGCCCTCGTCCTCCGCGAGGTCAGCGACGACTACTGGGCGCCCGTCGGCGTCTGGCAGGTCCGCGAGAGCGTGCGCAACGCCTTCGACGGGACGCCCGGCGAGGCCGAGACCTTCCACGGCGCCGTCAGCGAAGTCGTCGACCACCTCCCCGTCTCGCTGGGCGCGCTCCGCCGGAAGTCCACGATGGTCGCGGGCGTCCAGAGCGACCTCTCAGAGTTCACGTAA
- a CDS encoding DNA topoisomerase I: protein MELIVTEKNNAARRIADILSEGGASTDSVAGVNVYKWGGRRCIGLSGHVVGVDFPPEYSDWRDVEPAELVHADVVKEPTQEDIVNALQRLAREADDVVIATDYDREGELIGKEAYELVRDVNEDVPVKRVRFSSITDNEVRSAFADPDDIDFDLAAAGEARQIIDLMWGAALTRFLSLSARQMGEDFISVGRVQSPTLKLIVDKEREIEAFEPDDYWELFADLTKDDTTFEAQYFYEDEDGNEAERVWDEGDAEAAFATLQSASEAIVQSVSRRTRSDDPPAPFNTTQFIRAAGSLGYSAGRAMSIAEDLYTAGYITYPRTDNTVYPDDLDERELLAAFENTVFGDDAESLLDHDDLTPTEGDEETTDHPPIHPTTDFPNRNDLSEDEWEVYELVVRRFFATLAEPAVWEHLRVVADADGESLKANGKRLVERGYHAVYPYFNTSENYVPDVDEGDALALADPRMEAKQTQPPRRYGQSRLIETMESMGIGTKSTRHNTIEKLYDRGYIEDNPPRPTTLAKAVVEAAEEYADLVVSEGMTSELEADMTAIAEGEKTLDEVTAESREILDRVFDELTASRGEIGDHLRNSLKADKTLGPCPECGDTLLVRRSRTGSYFVGCDGYPECRFTLPLPSTGEPLVLDETCEEHDLHEVKMLAGRNTFVHGCPLCAAEEADESEDRVIGACPECGEEHGGELAIKQLQSGSRLVGCTRYPDCDYSLPLPRRGDIEVTDEYCEEHDLPELLVFDGEDDDDPWELGCPICNYEEYQERQRQKGLEVLDGIGPKTAEKLEDAGIEDVGDLTEADADALAEEVSGVSADSVREWQAKAD, encoded by the coding sequence GTGGAACTCATCGTCACAGAGAAGAACAACGCCGCGCGACGCATCGCCGACATCCTCTCCGAGGGAGGGGCGTCGACCGATTCGGTCGCGGGCGTCAACGTCTACAAGTGGGGCGGCCGACGCTGCATCGGTCTCTCCGGGCACGTCGTCGGCGTGGACTTCCCGCCGGAGTACTCGGACTGGCGGGACGTCGAGCCGGCCGAACTCGTCCACGCCGACGTGGTGAAGGAACCGACACAGGAGGACATCGTGAACGCGCTCCAGCGCCTCGCTCGCGAGGCCGACGACGTGGTCATCGCGACCGACTACGACCGCGAGGGCGAACTCATCGGGAAGGAGGCCTACGAACTGGTGCGGGACGTGAACGAGGATGTCCCCGTCAAGCGCGTGCGCTTCTCCTCGATTACGGACAACGAGGTGCGGTCGGCGTTCGCGGACCCGGACGACATCGACTTCGACCTCGCGGCGGCGGGCGAGGCCCGACAGATAATCGACCTGATGTGGGGCGCCGCGCTGACGCGGTTCCTGTCGCTGTCCGCGCGGCAGATGGGCGAGGACTTCATCTCCGTGGGTCGCGTGCAGTCCCCGACCCTGAAACTCATCGTGGACAAGGAACGCGAAATCGAGGCGTTCGAGCCCGACGACTACTGGGAGCTGTTCGCGGACCTCACCAAGGACGACACCACGTTCGAGGCGCAGTACTTCTACGAGGACGAGGACGGCAACGAGGCCGAGCGCGTCTGGGACGAGGGCGACGCCGAGGCGGCGTTCGCGACGCTCCAGTCCGCGAGCGAGGCCATCGTGCAGTCGGTCTCCCGTCGCACCCGGAGCGACGACCCGCCCGCGCCGTTCAACACTACGCAGTTCATCCGCGCCGCGGGGTCGCTCGGCTACTCCGCGGGTCGCGCGATGAGCATCGCCGAGGACCTCTACACGGCGGGCTACATCACGTACCCGCGCACCGACAACACCGTCTACCCCGACGACTTGGACGAGCGCGAACTGCTCGCGGCGTTCGAGAACACGGTGTTCGGGGACGACGCGGAGTCCCTGCTCGACCACGACGATCTGACGCCGACGGAGGGCGACGAGGAGACGACCGACCACCCGCCGATTCACCCGACGACGGACTTCCCGAACCGGAACGACCTCTCCGAGGACGAGTGGGAGGTGTACGAACTCGTCGTGCGGCGGTTCTTCGCGACGCTCGCGGAGCCCGCCGTCTGGGAGCACTTGCGGGTCGTCGCGGACGCCGACGGCGAGTCCCTGAAGGCCAACGGCAAACGGCTCGTGGAGCGCGGCTACCACGCGGTCTATCCGTACTTCAACACGAGCGAGAACTACGTGCCGGACGTCGACGAGGGCGACGCGCTCGCGCTCGCCGACCCCCGGATGGAAGCCAAGCAGACCCAGCCCCCGCGGCGGTACGGGCAGAGCCGCCTCATCGAGACGATGGAGTCGATGGGCATCGGCACGAAGTCGACGCGCCACAACACCATCGAGAAGCTCTACGACCGCGGCTACATCGAGGACAATCCGCCGCGCCCGACGACGCTCGCGAAGGCCGTCGTGGAGGCCGCCGAGGAGTACGCGGACCTCGTCGTGAGCGAGGGGATGACGAGCGAACTGGAGGCCGACATGACCGCTATCGCCGAGGGCGAGAAGACCTTAGACGAGGTGACCGCGGAGTCCCGCGAGATTCTCGACCGCGTGTTCGACGAACTCACGGCCTCGCGCGGGGAAATCGGCGACCACCTCCGGAACTCCCTGAAGGCGGACAAGACGCTGGGGCCGTGTCCGGAGTGTGGCGACACGCTGCTCGTCCGGCGGTCCCGCACCGGGTCGTACTTCGTCGGGTGTGACGGCTACCCCGAGTGCCGGTTCACGCTCCCGCTGCCGTCGACGGGCGAACCGCTCGTGCTCGACGAGACCTGCGAGGAACACGACCTCCACGAGGTGAAGATGCTGGCGGGCCGGAACACGTTCGTCCACGGCTGTCCGCTGTGTGCGGCCGAGGAGGCCGACGAGTCCGAGGACCGCGTCATCGGTGCCTGTCCGGAGTGCGGCGAGGAACACGGCGGCGAACTCGCCATCAAGCAACTCCAGTCCGGGAGCCGGCTGGTCGGCTGTACGCGGTACCCGGATTGCGACTACTCGCTCCCGCTCCCGCGCCGCGGCGACATCGAGGTGACCGACGAGTACTGCGAGGAACACGACTTGCCGGAACTGCTCGTGTTCGACGGGGAGGACGACGACGACCCGTGGGAACTCGGCTGCCCCATCTGTAACTACGAGGAGTACCAGGAGCGCCAGCGACAGAAGGGCCTGGAAGTGCTGGACGGCATCGGCCCGAAGACGGCGGAGAAACTGGAGGACGCGGGCATCGAGGACGTCGGCGACCTCACCGAGGCGGACGCGGACGCGCTCGCCGAGGAGGTCTCGGGCGTGAGCGCCGACAGCGTCCGCGAGTGGCAGGCGAAGGCGGACTGA
- a CDS encoding GNAT family N-acetyltransferase produces MTYELREELPTAERFLELREAAGMTTRDREGVERGLPNSVYGATVVAAGTDETVGMARIVGDGGSVYHVCDMVVHPDHQGRGLGSRLMDAVMAYVDEHAPPNSYVNLMADVDGFYEQWGFEATRPASKGMFYRVDGE; encoded by the coding sequence GTGACCTACGAACTCCGCGAGGAACTGCCGACGGCCGAGCGCTTCCTCGAACTCCGCGAGGCGGCGGGGATGACGACACGGGACCGCGAGGGCGTCGAGCGCGGGCTGCCGAACTCGGTCTACGGCGCGACGGTGGTGGCGGCCGGAACCGACGAAACCGTCGGCATGGCGCGAATCGTCGGCGATGGCGGCTCGGTCTACCACGTCTGTGACATGGTCGTCCACCCGGACCACCAGGGACGCGGCCTCGGCTCACGGCTGATGGACGCGGTGATGGCGTACGTCGACGAGCACGCGCCGCCGAACTCGTACGTGAATCTGATGGCTGACGTGGACGGCTTCTACGAGCAGTGGGGCTTCGAGGCGACTCGGCCCGCGTCGAAGGGGATGTTCTACCGCGTCGACGGCGAGTAG
- the gatB gene encoding Asp-tRNA(Asn)/Glu-tRNA(Gln) amidotransferase subunit GatB has product MSAQAATQDLAAVIGLEVHVQLETDTKIFCGCSTDTADAEPNTHTCPVCLGLPGALPVLNEGAVEAAVKLGKAIDADIPERTRFHRKNYFYPDLPKGFQITQYDAPICQDGELDVAVGDDRRTIGIERAHLEEDPGSLQHVGGSIDTADYTLVNYNRAGTPLMEIVTRPDFRDADEVRSFLAKLTEVLEYLGIFDAERDGSLRVDANISMMGADELAGGEPSDDALEAANRTEVKNISSHKAAEKALAYEITRQRNQIQRGREVEQETRHWDEARGITVSMRSKEEEKDYRYFREADIPPLEVSDWKSEIPIPELPDARRERFREEYGVGAETASKLTSRKAVADLFEEMADEYDAGLAATWVADNILGELNYRDMDVGEVEGRFGEFERLIELVAEDEITAKNAKEVVLRGMLDDGDAPDDIVEREDLGKTTGGEVQAAVEEAIEENPDAVEDYHAGEGGALNFLVGQVMQKTGGSADPGQVNELLREELE; this is encoded by the coding sequence ATGAGCGCGCAGGCCGCCACGCAGGACCTCGCGGCCGTCATCGGTCTGGAGGTCCACGTGCAACTGGAAACGGACACCAAAATCTTCTGTGGGTGTTCGACCGACACCGCGGACGCCGAACCGAACACGCACACCTGCCCCGTCTGTCTCGGACTCCCGGGGGCGCTCCCCGTGTTGAACGAGGGCGCCGTCGAGGCCGCCGTGAAACTCGGGAAAGCCATCGACGCGGACATCCCCGAGCGCACCCGGTTCCACCGGAAGAACTACTTCTACCCGGACCTCCCGAAGGGGTTCCAGATCACGCAGTACGACGCCCCGATTTGCCAGGACGGCGAACTCGACGTGGCGGTGGGCGACGACCGGCGCACTATCGGCATCGAGCGCGCGCACCTCGAGGAGGACCCCGGGAGCCTCCAGCACGTCGGCGGCAGCATCGACACCGCCGACTACACGCTCGTGAACTACAACCGCGCCGGCACGCCGCTGATGGAAATCGTCACCCGGCCGGACTTCCGGGACGCCGACGAGGTGCGGTCGTTCCTCGCGAAACTCACGGAAGTCCTCGAATATCTCGGCATCTTCGACGCGGAGCGCGACGGCAGCCTGCGCGTGGACGCGAACATCTCGATGATGGGCGCCGACGAACTCGCGGGCGGCGAGCCGAGCGACGACGCGCTCGAAGCCGCGAACCGTACCGAGGTGAAGAACATCTCCAGTCACAAGGCCGCGGAGAAGGCCCTCGCCTACGAGATTACGCGCCAGCGAAACCAGATTCAGCGCGGCCGCGAGGTCGAACAGGAGACCCGCCACTGGGACGAGGCCCGCGGCATCACGGTCTCGATGCGCTCGAAGGAGGAGGAGAAAGACTACCGGTACTTCCGCGAGGCCGACATCCCGCCCCTCGAAGTGTCGGACTGGAAGTCGGAGATTCCGATTCCGGAACTGCCGGACGCGCGCCGCGAGCGCTTCCGCGAGGAGTACGGCGTCGGCGCCGAGACCGCCTCCAAGCTGACGTCCCGGAAGGCGGTCGCCGACCTCTTCGAGGAGATGGCCGACGAGTACGACGCCGGCCTCGCGGCGACGTGGGTGGCGGACAACATCCTCGGAGAACTGAACTACCGCGACATGGACGTCGGCGAGGTCGAGGGCCGGTTCGGGGAGTTCGAGCGCCTCATCGAACTCGTCGCCGAGGACGAAATCACCGCGAAGAACGCCAAAGAGGTCGTGCTCCGCGGGATGCTCGACGACGGCGACGCACCGGACGACATCGTCGAGCGCGAGGACCTCGGGAAGACGACGGGCGGCGAGGTGCAGGCCGCCGTCGAGGAGGCCATCGAGGAGAACCCGGACGCCGTCGAGGACTATCACGCGGGCGAGGGCGGCGCGCTGAACTTCCTCGTCGGGCAGGTCATGCAGAAGACCGGCGGGAGCGCCGACCCCGGACAGGTCAACGAACTCCTTCGCGAGGAGCTGGAGTAA
- a CDS encoding DUF7518 family protein has protein sequence MTDDAKRVDELEERVSELEATVRGLTEELVDASERIRTLEAELDQTPSTEELRDAHEETPVTGEGDADGDEATKGEAGDDGDNEESGLDDIIVA, from the coding sequence ATGACCGACGACGCGAAACGCGTGGACGAACTGGAGGAGCGAGTCAGCGAACTGGAAGCCACGGTGCGCGGCCTCACCGAGGAACTCGTGGACGCCAGCGAACGCATCCGCACGCTGGAGGCGGAACTCGACCAGACGCCGAGCACGGAGGAACTCCGGGACGCCCACGAGGAAACCCCCGTCACCGGCGAAGGCGACGCCGACGGAGACGAAGCGACTAAAGGCGAGGCCGGCGACGACGGGGACAACGAGGAATCCGGCCTCGACGACATCATCGTCGCCTGA
- the smc gene encoding chromosome segregation protein SMC, with product MYIDEIVLENFKSFGGTTRIPFYEDFTTISGPNGSGKSNIIDAVLFSLGLARTSGMRAEKLTDLIYNPSHDGEGEAAGPREASVEVVLNNEDGTLSRSQVTTAAGSDSVGDVDKITVKRRVKRTEDNYYSYYYLNGRSVNLSDIRDLLAQAGVAPEGYNVVMQGDVTGIINMTAGERREIVDEIAGVAEFDAKKADAFDELEVVEERISEADLKIEEKHERLDQLADERETALEYKGLRDEKQEYESYAKAAELEEKREDLDATRADAAEREAELDDLQEELDERRGKVMRLEEDLEDLNAEIERKGEDEQLAIKREMEEIKGDISRLEDKVEGAEERIQDAENERRQAFVEIDRKQEQIDDLEDDIRDVKVEKASVKADVQEKQADLADVEAEIESVDTEFDELKAELAEKKERLEDAKSERNDLQREQDRLLDEANRRSNEISDAQDELEDAREKLPELDATLDDLQDELVKAKRNREQINDVVEDLKQEKSERQDDLADVEDDLSAAQEEYARLEAQADQSGDSSYGKAVSTILNSGKEGVHGTVAQLGGVSEQYATACETAAGGRLANVVVDDDGTGQRCIEYLKQRNAGRATFLPITKMRHRSLPSTPSMPGVVDFAYNLVDFDEQYAPVFSYVLGDTLVVENMETARDLMGDYRLVTLSGELVEKSGAMTGGSRSGSRYSFSKSGKGQLERVAERIQRLEDERESIREDVREIDERLDDARDRRQDATDQVRSIQNDIEQAENERESAEERIDELEARIEELQGEREDVDEKMQAIEADIDDQKAVIADVEADIEELESELADSKIPDLTAEKEDIEADIGDLEDRVDDLDGDLNSLQLEKEYAEDAVEDLHDDIEAAQNRKAEQQERISELEEQIEGKRETLEAKEEAVAELEEELAELKGEREDLKEALREAKSARDEKASEVEQVKNRLESLRKAEARLEEEIEELDDAVGDYDPEEIPDLDEVEENVQRLERRMEALEPVNMLAIDEYDEVEAELDDLEAKRETLVEERDGIQDRIARFDEQKKATFMEAFDAINDHFQRIFSRLSAGTGELELEDPEDPFEGGLTMKAQPADKPVQRLDAMSGGEKSLTALAFIFAIQRHNPAPFYALDEVDAFLDAVNADRVGELVDELAGDAQFVVVSHRSAMLDRSERAIGVTMQEDNRSVVTGIDLSAQGATADD from the coding sequence ATGTACATCGACGAAATCGTCCTCGAGAACTTCAAGAGCTTCGGCGGCACGACGAGGATTCCCTTCTACGAGGACTTCACCACAATCAGCGGGCCGAACGGCTCCGGGAAGTCCAACATCATCGACGCCGTGTTGTTCTCGCTGGGCCTCGCTCGCACCTCGGGAATGCGCGCGGAGAAACTCACGGACCTCATCTACAACCCCTCCCACGACGGCGAAGGCGAAGCCGCCGGCCCGAGAGAGGCCAGCGTCGAAGTCGTCTTGAACAACGAGGACGGCACGCTGTCGCGCTCGCAGGTCACCACGGCCGCCGGCTCCGACAGCGTCGGCGACGTGGACAAAATCACCGTGAAGCGCCGCGTCAAGCGAACCGAGGACAACTACTACTCCTATTACTACCTGAACGGCCGGTCGGTGAACCTCTCGGACATTCGGGACTTGCTCGCGCAGGCTGGCGTCGCCCCAGAGGGGTACAACGTCGTGATGCAGGGCGACGTGACCGGCATCATCAACATGACCGCGGGCGAGCGCCGCGAAATCGTGGACGAAATCGCGGGCGTCGCGGAGTTCGACGCGAAGAAGGCCGACGCCTTCGACGAACTGGAAGTCGTCGAGGAGCGCATCAGCGAGGCCGACCTGAAAATCGAGGAGAAACACGAGCGCCTCGACCAACTCGCGGACGAACGCGAGACGGCACTCGAGTACAAGGGCCTGCGCGACGAGAAACAGGAGTACGAGAGTTACGCGAAGGCCGCCGAACTGGAGGAGAAACGCGAGGACCTCGACGCCACCCGGGCGGACGCCGCCGAGCGCGAGGCCGAACTCGACGACCTCCAGGAGGAACTCGACGAGCGCCGCGGGAAGGTGATGCGCCTCGAAGAGGACCTCGAAGACCTGAACGCGGAAATCGAGCGGAAGGGCGAGGACGAGCAGTTGGCCATCAAGCGCGAGATGGAGGAGATAAAGGGCGACATCTCGCGGCTGGAGGACAAGGTCGAGGGCGCCGAGGAGCGCATTCAGGACGCCGAGAACGAGCGCCGGCAGGCGTTCGTCGAAATCGACCGCAAGCAGGAGCAAATCGACGACCTCGAAGACGACATCCGGGACGTGAAAGTCGAGAAGGCGTCCGTGAAGGCCGACGTGCAGGAGAAGCAGGCCGACCTCGCGGACGTGGAGGCGGAAATCGAGTCCGTCGACACCGAGTTCGACGAACTCAAGGCCGAACTCGCGGAGAAGAAGGAGCGACTGGAGGACGCCAAGAGCGAGCGCAACGACCTCCAGCGCGAGCAGGACCGCCTGCTGGACGAGGCCAACCGGCGGTCGAACGAGATCAGCGACGCGCAGGACGAACTCGAAGACGCCCGCGAGAAACTGCCCGAACTCGACGCGACGCTGGACGACCTGCAGGACGAACTGGTGAAGGCCAAGCGCAACCGCGAGCAGATAAACGACGTCGTGGAGGACCTGAAACAGGAGAAGTCCGAGCGACAGGACGACCTCGCGGACGTCGAAGACGACCTCTCCGCGGCCCAGGAGGAGTACGCGCGGCTCGAAGCGCAGGCCGACCAGTCCGGCGACAGTTCCTACGGGAAGGCGGTGTCGACGATTCTGAACAGCGGGAAGGAGGGCGTCCACGGCACGGTCGCCCAACTGGGCGGCGTCAGCGAGCAGTACGCGACGGCCTGCGAGACGGCGGCGGGCGGCCGGCTGGCGAACGTCGTGGTGGACGACGACGGCACGGGCCAGCGCTGCATCGAGTACCTGAAACAGCGGAACGCGGGCCGCGCCACCTTCCTCCCCATCACGAAGATGCGCCACCGGTCGCTCCCGAGCACGCCGAGCATGCCGGGCGTGGTGGACTTCGCGTACAACCTCGTGGACTTCGACGAGCAGTACGCGCCCGTGTTCTCGTACGTCCTCGGGGACACGCTCGTCGTGGAGAACATGGAGACGGCCCGCGACCTGATGGGCGACTACCGCCTCGTCACGCTGTCGGGCGAACTCGTGGAGAAGTCCGGCGCGATGACGGGCGGGTCGCGGTCCGGGTCGCGGTACTCCTTCTCGAAGTCCGGCAAGGGGCAACTCGAACGCGTCGCCGAGCGCATCCAGCGCCTCGAAGACGAGCGCGAGTCGATTCGAGAGGACGTCCGGGAAATCGACGAGCGCCTCGACGACGCCCGGGACCGGCGACAGGACGCGACCGACCAGGTGCGCTCGATTCAAAACGACATCGAGCAGGCCGAGAACGAGCGCGAGAGCGCCGAGGAGCGCATCGACGAACTGGAGGCGCGCATCGAGGAGTTGCAGGGCGAGCGCGAGGACGTGGACGAGAAGATGCAGGCCATCGAGGCCGACATCGACGACCAGAAAGCGGTCATCGCGGACGTCGAGGCGGACATCGAGGAACTGGAGAGCGAACTCGCGGACTCGAAGATTCCCGACCTCACCGCGGAGAAAGAGGACATCGAAGCGGACATCGGCGACCTCGAGGACCGCGTGGACGACCTCGACGGCGACCTGAACAGCCTCCAGTTGGAGAAGGAGTACGCCGAGGACGCCGTGGAGGACCTCCACGACGACATCGAGGCGGCCCAGAACCGGAAGGCCGAACAGCAGGAACGCATCTCCGAGTTGGAGGAGCAAATCGAGGGCAAGCGCGAGACCCTCGAAGCGAAAGAGGAGGCCGTCGCGGAACTGGAGGAAGAACTCGCGGAACTGAAAGGCGAGCGCGAGGACCTCAAGGAAGCGCTACGAGAGGCGAAGTCGGCACGCGACGAGAAAGCAAGCGAGGTCGAGCAGGTGAAAAATCGACTGGAGAGCCTGCGGAAGGCCGAGGCGCGCCTCGAGGAGGAAATCGAGGAGCTGGACGACGCGGTCGGCGACTACGACCCCGAGGAGATTCCCGACCTCGACGAGGTCGAGGAGAACGTCCAGCGCCTCGAACGCCGGATGGAGGCCCTCGAACCGGTGAACATGCTCGCCATCGACGAGTACGACGAGGTCGAGGCCGAACTCGACGACCTCGAGGCCAAGCGGGAGACGCTGGTGGAGGAACGCGACGGGATTCAGGACCGCATCGCGCGCTTCGACGAGCAGAAGAAGGCGACGTTCATGGAGGCGTTCGACGCCATCAACGACCACTTCCAGCGCATCTTCTCGCGGCTGTCGGCTGGCACCGGTGAACTCGAACTCGAAGACCCCGAGGACCCCTTCGAGGGCGGCCTGACGATGAAGGCCCAGCCGGCGGACAAGCCGGTGCAGCGACTGGACGCGATGAGCGGCGGGGAGAAGTCCCTGACCGCGCTCGCGTTCATCTTCGCGATTCAGCGCCACAACCCCGCGCCGTTCTACGCGCTGGACGAAGTGGACGCGTTCCTCGACGCGGTGAACGCGGACCGCGTCGGCGAACTCGTGGACGAACTCGCGGGCGACGCGCAGTTCGTCGTCGTGAGCCACCGCTCCGCGATGCTCGACCGGTCCGAGCGCGCCATCGGCGTGACGATGCAGGAGGACAACCGCAGCGTCGTGACGGGCATCGACCTGTCGGCGCAGGGGGCGACGGCAGATGATTAG